A single genomic interval of Gemmatimonadota bacterium harbors:
- a CDS encoding DoxX family protein, translated as MHNIIAICQVIAAVGLLNVWILRFGRSTSYRGGTAQTMLEEFAAYGLPQWFVYLIGTLKIGAAVALLAGLWFPIVVIPAASLLGALMLGALAMHIKIRDPLRKSFPALGMLLLVATMLGGSIG; from the coding sequence ATGCATAACATCATAGCCATATGTCAGGTGATCGCGGCCGTTGGTCTCCTGAACGTCTGGATTCTGCGATTCGGTCGCAGCACCTCGTATCGCGGGGGCACCGCCCAGACGATGCTCGAGGAGTTCGCCGCCTACGGTCTGCCGCAGTGGTTTGTGTATCTGATCGGCACGCTGAAGATCGGCGCCGCTGTCGCCCTGCTTGCGGGACTCTGGTTCCCAATCGTCGTCATTCCTGCCGCGTCGCTCCTTGGCGCGCTGATGCTCGGTGCGCTGGCGATGCACATCAAGATTCGCGACCCGCTCCGGAAGTCATTCCCCGCGTTGGGGATGCTCCTGCTTGTGGCGACGATGCTCGGCGGGTCAATCGGCTGA
- a CDS encoding DoxX family protein, whose product MMPLQWMTLIPRGISAIAFAWYGVTLLGKQTMVPEFENYGMARLRTLTGVLQLAGSAGLVLGGWYRPLLLLSAAGLALMMVVAVMVRVRCGDKIAAMVPAAALCALNSYIVVTA is encoded by the coding sequence ATGATGCCGCTCCAATGGATGACGTTGATACCGCGCGGCATCTCGGCGATCGCGTTCGCCTGGTACGGAGTGACGCTGCTCGGGAAGCAGACGATGGTGCCAGAGTTTGAGAACTACGGAATGGCGCGATTGCGAACCCTCACCGGCGTGCTGCAGCTGGCGGGGAGCGCCGGTCTGGTGCTGGGAGGCTGGTACCGCCCGCTGCTCCTCCTGTCCGCCGCCGGACTGGCGCTCATGATGGTGGTCGCCGTCATGGTACGCGTCCGCTGCGGCGACAAGATAGCGGCCATGGTTCCCGCGGCCGCGTTGTGTGCGCTCAATAGCTACATCGTGGTGACGGCCTGA
- a CDS encoding FKBP-type peptidyl-prolyl cis-trans isomerase, whose product MRLRFISLGVLVVGVACAGGPPPASGDIPANAIAPSLGVNLAEYTRTPEGLMYKDVAIGTGAAVDSRSKVTVAYRLLLANGIQVDSSARLTFKLGAGNVIKGWQIGLMGMREGGARILVIPSHLGYGWKEVGSIPPYSTLLFRVQLIEVAP is encoded by the coding sequence GTGCGACTGCGATTCATTTCGCTTGGGGTGCTGGTGGTCGGAGTCGCCTGCGCTGGCGGTCCGCCGCCCGCCAGCGGCGACATTCCGGCCAACGCCATCGCGCCCTCGCTCGGCGTGAACCTCGCCGAGTATACGCGCACCCCCGAAGGATTGATGTACAAAGATGTCGCCATCGGCACGGGCGCTGCGGTCGATTCGCGCAGCAAGGTGACCGTCGCCTACCGTTTGCTCCTCGCCAACGGCATTCAGGTGGACAGCTCGGCCCGACTCACATTCAAGCTGGGGGCCGGCAATGTCATCAAGGGCTGGCAGATCGGGCTGATGGGCATGCGCGAGGGTGGTGCGCGGATTCTCGTGATCCCTTCGCACCTTGGCTATGGCTGGAAAGAAGTCGGGTCGATTCCGCCGTATTCGACGCTGCTCTTTCGGGTGCAGCTCATTGAGGTCGCGCCGTAG